The genomic DNA CCTTCTCCATCCACTTGTCCTTCTGGATGAGCAGCAGGTGGATCAGCGCCGACTGGTCGTCGGCCTCGAACGGCGGCCGGCCGGACAGGCTCGCAGTCAGCAGCTTCCCGGCCTCGACGCGGGACGGGCCTCTCGGGCCCATGGGCACCCATGCGTCGAGCAGGTCCAGCGACCACTGGCAGTTGCGGAGCAGGAAGATGCCGGCGTTGAGGGAGATCCAGGAGCGCTTCTCGAAGAGGAGGTCCGTGTAGCCGTGGACGACGAGGTTGCGGCCCTCGTAGCGGGAGAGCGGGAGCTCGAAGGCCATGTCGGTGAAGATGGCGTCGCTGTCCACCCACCAGATCCACTCCACCTCCGGGTGCGCCAGCATGAGGCGGCGCACGAGAGGGATCTTGGACCAGTACCCCGTCAGCTCCGGGTCCAGGTGCGCCATGTTGTGCACGATGTCCATGCCGTGGAGGCGGCAGTAGTCGATCTTGTTCTTGGTCGCCTTGAGGAGGTAGTGGTCGCCGGCGGGGTTGTCGCAGGgccccggcggcgagccggtgaCGAGCAGGACGCGCGGGCTGCCGCGCGCGTCGCGGGAAGGGAACTCCGGGTGCCGGGACAGCCACTCCTGGCGCTGGGAGTCCCAGTCGCTCACCTTGGGACCCAGGATGTACTCCTTCACCCTGATCAGCGTCGCGGACGACGAGAAGTTGCCGAGGCCGGCCGTCGCGTTattgggggacgacgacgacccgtccccgacgaggacgacgacgtcgtcgggCTCGGAGTCGGAGCGGATCTCGGCGAGGATGCGCTCGATGTCCTCGACGACCTTGgcgtcggccgcggcgccgtcggGGTCGCCGCTGTTGACGAGGAGGTTGAAGCCGGCGGTGCCCCGGAGGACGAGCACGGTGATGAAGCCGCAGAGGAGCGTGATCTTGATGTTGTTCATCGTCCGCTGCCGCTGCTTCTTGATGCTGCTCGCAcgcagccgcccgccgccggccacccccaTGCTGCGACCTCACGGATGGATCTCTCGATCGTCGTTGGAAGCTGTATGTGAGGGCTAGTGATTGATAGGGCGTGGGGTGGCCTATAGAGAGGAGAGACAGGGTTTTGGACGAGCAGGCAGGAACGTTCCGTTTCAGGAGCCGGCACGTTTGTGTGCAGTGGAAGTCAGAGGGGACGCGGGAACTCCGAGGGAGGAGTTGAATACGAAATTGCTCGATTTTGCAGTCTGGTACGGCAGGCGAGCACGATTCCCGTTCTGCATTACTATATGCTCACCCTGGAGAGCGGAGAGATCCATCATCCATGGCCATGCCGGTGATCTGCTCTGTGCTTCGTTGACTAGTTTTATTACTAGCGATTCCTCCTAGATTCTaatcccaaattattattcgttttgac from Setaria italica strain Yugu1 chromosome VII, Setaria_italica_v2.0, whole genome shotgun sequence includes the following:
- the LOC101770901 gene encoding probable glycosyltransferase 3, encoding MGVAGGGRLRASSIKKQRQRTMNNIKITLLCGFITVLVLRGTAGFNLLVNSGDPDGAAADAKVVEDIERILAEIRSDSEPDDVVVLVGDGSSSSPNNATAGLGNFSSSATLIRVKEYILGPKVSDWDSQRQEWLSRHPEFPSRDARGSPRVLLVTGSPPGPCDNPAGDHYLLKATKNKIDYCRLHGMDIVHNMAHLDPELTGYWSKIPLVRRLMLAHPEVEWIWWVDSDAIFTDMAFELPLSRYEGRNLVVHGYTDLLFEKRSWISLNAGIFLLRNCQWSLDLLDAWVPMGPRGPSRVEAGKLLTASLSGRPPFEADDQSALIHLLLIQKDKWMEKVQIETEFYLHGFWTGLVDRYEQMMEEHHPGLGDDRWPFITHFVGCKTCGRYEDYPLERCLRGMERAFNFADNQVLRLYGFQHRSLVSAKVRRVTDPRANPLEAKEAALKMDAKFQRV